TAAAAATAGATGTAATAGTGACAACTATTACATTCCTCTGTAAATATAACTACTTCTAATAATAAGGGAGTATTAACAATcgatgagtttgattgatattaGGATGCAAACTTTGCACATACTAGTGGGTCTACGGACCAGGTTATTCACGTGAACTCGAATCtgtattcaaaatttagagTACGTAAACATATAAACAAAaatgagatgtagagatttttaaGTCATTCCAAACGATTAAACTTGTTTGAAATTATCGAATACGATATCAAAACTcagttttttatcgattcgacgatgATCGATGTCGATGACGACAGGTGCCTGTCATTAGATCCTCGGCAAAATTTACACAGCAAGTTTGAGATGTCTCACGAATCTCTCCCTAATTTGATGTCAAAAGACACAAAATTGCGATCTATAGGATAACAAACAAACAAATGCAAATCGAATCATTTCAGGAATCTCATTACGTTTGGCAATAATTGTAAGGAAGTCAAAAAATAATTCTGTCAAAGAATGTGTATGTTTCCTTACAAAGAGAAAAATTCGTATTTAGCGTTTGTTAAAGTAATGTTTCAGatgtaaatttcaataaaatctataaagtagttacaaaaaacaaaattaaggGTTTGTCATTTAGGAAATAATGTTTGCATTTTAACACTAGATTCtagttaattttatattcagtgTTATTTAAATagataattaaacaattttaatttggagattggataatatggaaatttagagatttagaaatttggagaactgaaaatttcaaagaacaGAAATACAGAGGAtgcaaaatttaggaaattgaaaatttagaatgtttgcaatttagcaaacttaaaataagaaaatgtgtcatttttaaaaatgaatgatttgaagatttagaaatgtaggatcATGGAAacctagaaaattgaaaatttaggaaattgaaaatatagaaaatttgaattttggaagcagaaaattaaaaatatttgcagtttaaaaaattaaaaatttaaaaatttaagtaatgggaaatttagaactttagtgatttgaaatttaaaagtttgaaaatttagagagtggaaatttgagattataGAAAAAACGTACATCTGGAGAACAGgaaatttagataattaaaaatgattggGAAAAGTAGGTAattgaaagttaaaatattagtgattagaaaatttagtaaatgaaaatgtagcaatttagaaatttagagatttgaggttttgaaattttaaaaatttagaaatttctgtggaaaatttatacatttgaaacTCTTGATATAcatattgaaaagttgaaaattaagaaatctaatattttgaaaatttgaatatatacatataaacacaaaaatataaaaaatcggAGAAACTAAGATTATTCTTTTGATTTCCATTCCATCACTTCTCAATTGCAAGGTAACATAAGTGCTCGCATGCTCACACGTTTTGTTTTGTCCGATCAGAATCGATAGTCGTAGCATTCAACATCATCCATAATATGATAGAGATTTATAGCCGTTATCTATGGCTAGATCGAAGCATATGCACTTTTGCTTATCATCTTGTTCGTTACGGTTCACGATCATTCATCTTGCGTCATCGTACACATCGTTGAAAGAAAGTTTGATGTCATAGATCGGTTAAAGGCGTGGACGGGACATCCACGTGTTTCCGTTGATCAGAAAGGACGTCAAAAgagtgaataaaaataaaaaagaagggTGGAGAACCGCGCGTCGAATGCAACGAGTGGCAAAGTTTTGAGGCAGCTTTTTCTCTCGTTGCACGCTTTCTCATGCATTTCAAATGTACACCCGTCCTCCATGAAGTGAAGTTTTATCAGTCCGTGAATTTTCTTATTTGCCTCGACGCGTACAGACAGAGAATTTCCTGGCTGGAAGAGTAAATAGCGATCGTCGCGAAGCGAGAAAAAGGTTTTCCAACGTCTGGAAAATGGAACGTAATACTGGATGCGATTTACCTGGCTATTCTTGTCGAAGAAAATCATTTTTTCCTGTCTTACGAACATTCCTGTCTCGTTGTTCTACAGATGTTATTTGCACTTTGGTATTTCTTTCTGTCTACTTTTGTGTCTACCTTTTattctttcaaatataattcaaatataattttaaatatgaagaTTATACaactttttttgtttaaaaaacttGTGAAACtgaaggaaatttgggaatttggggaaattagaaaatttgaagatttgaatactTTGTATAtcgcaaatttgaaaaattgaaaaaattaaatagttgagaagtttttaaatttaagaaattttatattattgataagtgtagaaaattgagaatattttggaaaatagatgagtttgaaaaattgggaatttggaaatttgatgatttgaatattttaaatattggaaagtgtgggaaattttgtaatttagaaattgagaattttttgactttgaaaatttctaatttctgtttgaaaactttaaaatttaaaaattgggagattagtaaatttgtaaatttaaaaattttgaaattaagaattttttaaagctTAAACTTCTATTTGAAGATTCGCAAATTTCATCTGATAAAATAGAAATGATGAAAatagacaaaaataaaaataactgttcCATCACGTTAAATTTTAAGTAGCGGCCAGTTCATCGCATTAGCCAAgtatgcaatttaattttaaacaagtttTACAATAAAGTATGTTTGTGCTGGAGCCACCTTAAACAAGTCTTCAGTGACGTTCCATTTTCCGTTGGAAAAAGTTTTAAAACGCCTTTCTCCGGATCGAAAGTTCGTTAAGGCGCAGCGTGCCAGCAAGATGATCTACATTAGAGTGGCTCTCCCCTAAAGAGTCTCCGGAATGCACATTGGTGGTATGCACTGGTATGCCAGTGTCTGTCCCGGTCGAGTAGGAAGAAACTGAATGGGAGAAGCAATTTGGAAAGTCTGTGGACGCTGGGACAAAAGGAAAAGTGAGACATGAGCACGACATAACGGGTCGTATAAATCATCCGTCGGGTCGGCCAGTGGCCTTTGAGCAGTTACTATCCGCTGCTTTGGATGCTTTGAGCAGACCGGTACTCTCTTCTCCGTGTATCCTCCATCTCTCTCGATCGTTTACCGACTGACGATTGACCGACCGTCGACTCCTTAAGCTCGTTTCACAACATCGTCCTTTAAGCCTCTCATCTTCACATCGTCGATACACTGTTGCATCCgaagaaattttatataacagaTCTTCGCAGTTGCGTTTGATGGATTGCTACTACGATGCAAGCAACCGGTTGTCCTTGGTAATACGCGATTAATATTCATGGAAAATTGTATTATCTGTCAAGTTCCATCGAATTACACTGTTTCCTTTCGATAATTTGCATTCTATTTCCGTTTCTCTTTTTTAGTGGAAGAATTGTTGCTGGTTTATAATTtggtaaaataattgaaaattgtttaatgaattttacTGTAGTAGAGGGAAGTGTGTTATAATAGTGATGAGTGCAGATAGGAGGTATCCACCCTCACAAGAATAGTGAAATCCtaagattaatttataatttacatggTAAAATAAAGATATCTTTGtcgatatgttaattttattagatgtTTATCATGGTTCTTTGTTTTATTCTTGTTAAACAAATAAGTTTATCTTAAGTAAAGATATATATGAAGACAGGCCCtctaaaatttatatgaatagAAACCAGCgtaaacatttattttcattatgaaTTGAATATTTCTAAGGTACCTgggtccaaatttcaaaaatcacatctgaaagttttcaagttctataCTTTTAAAGTAGAATTTTCAGAAAtgagaaatttcaaagtcctagaattaaaaaattctttatttttacaatagtaagatctagaaattttagaCTTCAACAATCTTGCAATCCTTAGGactgaaagttaaaaaattgcaaacacTTAGTTCGAgaaggttttcaaatttcagactCCAGAGAAAgtagaatttcgaaattcccaagtcttaaatcataaaatgaacaaatttacatatcctaaactctcaaaatttcaaaactccagACTTATAGTCCTAAACTACTGAAAATGACAGATTTCAAGAACCCATAATTGTATGGCCCAAACATAACTGTTCAAAGACCCGAGaatccaaaatcaaaaaatcgcAAAATCTTATTGTCacaaaactcgaaaattttaaAGTCTCTTAGTCCACCCGTGATCCACTAGCTTataatgcaaatttaaaaaaacaatttcTCTAGTATTTGTAAACTTTTTACAATTCAACTTAACCTTGATATTTAAACCAATCCATTGAAAATAATCCAGTGACCTATCAACGTGTTGGACCCATACTGCGTATCTCTAACAAATTGCCCCTTTCCAGCACAGCTatagattcgactctgtatCGTGTTCGATATTAAAAGCATGCGTTACACCAAATTAGATACAGAAGCAGTACgcggtcgataattgactattaaCTCGGTGCAAAGCAGGCCGCAGCGAAAAATTTCGAGGAGCATTTTCGTCGCGTCATCGAGAGAAGTGTTTTGTTGGTGGCACGGTCAGAAGCTACAGGTGGGCCCCCCAACGCGCGCCCCCCTGTTGCGACGGACCTGAAGCTCGTCTCTCGTTTGGGTCACGTGACCGTATGCTTTCGAAGGGAACGCCGGTGGCTGGACGAAGGGTGGGGGAGGGACAAGAGGCAGTCCTATGTCCGCTACTCGGCTAAGCTGACGGCCCACGACACGGGGCACACTAGACGCGCCACGAGCTTCGTAAACGCACACAAAGAGGGTCACGTCTCGCTTATTATAATACCGTCGCATATGCACTCGCGAACGGGCGGTACGAGTTGGTCAAGTTCGATCGAAATTCCTCGGGGAAGAGAAAATGTGGTCGAACGGTGTTCCTTTTTCGCATTTTGTCTCGTGATCGGACGCGGAAGAGAGAGCCAGTCGTGCAAGTGCTATTAGCAAGGATAGGATGGACGCCTGCGGCATGTACCAAGTGAGTCTGAACGATCTCCCGCGGCTCAAAATGGCCTTGCTTTACCGTAACACTTCTCTCGTTGCCGAGATTTCCCGTAAACGGCTCGTCACCGTGAACGATCGCCACTTATTACCGTGGGATGACAGATGTCACGATGTTTTTGTTTAGACATACATACGTGCCACGTATTTCTGTCTCTTTCCCTCCGTGCGTGTTTGCTGGCCGCTCGATGTTGCGTGCGTGATGTCATGTCtggcaacctaacctaacttgcgAGTAGAGCTGTCTCCATCACGCCCATTCCTGGTACTATTCCGTGAACGAGCGACGCTCGTAAAGCACCGTGTTTTTGTCCTACATGTTTCTTGATCCCGTTCCTTGCAGCTTCCTACTGACGATTGACAGATCGATGTCGATCTATGGATGATAGATCGTTTCTCGTTGCTGTAGAATTTTTTTAACAGCACTAAATCGAACGGTGCATTGATATTTTGCCTTGGCATTGCACCATGCTTTTGTTTATATTCAAGATCATGTCGATACCTCATGACGAAGAATTTCttgatttgtattaaaattcATTCGGCATGGATATGTACCCATTACActtgaagaattttttcttcaaatcacaaactaataatataaacaaatttatttacaaaatagtgagtgatttcaaattattacttttttgtATTACTGCTCTGTTTAaatgatatttgaaatattgctTATTATATAGTTATAAAAAAATAGTGAAACATAATGTGAAAGCTATAACAGTGTTTGCATTTTAACATGTCGCCCACCTTTATCAGTACATGTTTGATACTGATATACTATTgagttacatttttacatttgcataTAATATTTACTCTTACAATTTATGCTTTTCATTTTGTAACTAAACAGtagttttaaattaatagaagtattattatcatatcttatacatttcatatttttgctATAACCATATTAGAGCATATTTgtgtatttttctatttcatgaCATTTCAGTTTCAAGAACATAcacattaaatttgtataaaaaaatctAAGACTGCATTATATGAAATATTCCATTAAAACTTAACAATATTGGTTGCTCCTATTgaataatatgtatttattgtaACATATAATTAACTAGGAAACCTATTTCTGATTTACAGTTTTCTCAAGGCCTGACAGGCAGGCCAGAGCTCTACCAAAAATCCAATAGAAGCAGCCATTCAAGTGACACGAGTTCGGCATACAGTGGATCAGACACAATGACATCCGTTCAAAGTTCATTGGATGCTGATGCAGATGATGTTGATCTGTCAGGGCTTGTTGAATCCATTGTGGATAGCGATGAAGAGGAAGATCTTGCAGAGAGTATGGATGTAAGGACACTCTTTAATTCTATATAAATTGTGTTAATACAATTACTCCCACAATTTAATGTGGTAAAATTAACTGTCATTggtattgtcaatttttcagaGTTTGACTGTTCGCGATCCTGTCAGAGAATGTTTAGAGAAAGATCCTATGGAAAGAACTGAGGATGATATAGAGACACTGTTAGAATTCACGCAACAATTGAAGGCCTTCACAAATATGACTTTGGCAGTAAGAAGAGCGCTGTGCGCTGTAATGGTGTTTGCTGTGGTAGAACGTGCTGGTATGATAGTTTTAAATGATGGCGAAGAATTGGACAGTTGGAGCGTACTCATTAATGGCGCAGTGGAGATTGAGCATAGTAATGGAGAAATTGAACAATTGCACCTTGGTGACAGTTTTGGAATCTTGCCAACTATGGAAAGGCTTTTGCATAGAGGTGTCATGAGAACAAAGTAAGTGTAGTGTCGaagattttcattatttatcaaagttcttattatttaatatgaGAGATATGTTGAGAGAAtccattttttcttttctagaTGCGACGACTGCCAGTTTGTATGCGTTACACAAGCGGATTACTTTAGAATTCAACATCAAGGGGAAGAGAACACCAGGAGGCACGAAGAAAACGGGAGAGTGATTTTGGTAACTGAGTTAAGGGGTGCTTTGGATGGTGGAGCACGAAGAGGTCATGTAGTGATTCGTGGAACTCCCGAACGTTTAATGTTACAACTTATTGAAGAAAACAGTATTACCGACCCCACTTATATAGAAGATTTCTTATTAACTCATCGAACATTTATTGATAGTCCTTTATTAGTTGCAAGTCAATTGTTAGAGTGGTTTGATCAAGCACAAGTTAGAGACAGAGTTGCTCGCGTAGTACTTCTTTGGGTAAACAATCATTTTACGGACTTTGAAACTGATCCGGCCATGATGGAATTTTTAGAAGCTTTTGAAGCTGGATTGGAGCGAGAGAAAATGCAAGGCCAGCAAAGGTATATCTTATTTTCACTTTACTCTCCTCGAATTTTACATCTACTACGACACAATATAATTGAAATATCGTTAAATcattacagattattaaatatCGCGTGTGCTGCAAAAGCGAGGACGCGGAATGTAACATTAGCAAGGCCTTCCAGAGATGATATCTtgcattttagtattttaggggGATATGAAAGGggttttggtatttttatttcaaaagttgataAAAAATCGAAAGCTGAAGACGTCGGTTTAAAACGAGGCGATCAGATTTTAGAAGTAAACGGACAAAGCTTTGAGCATGTGAGTCATGCCAGGGCTCTCGAAATTTTAAGAGGATCCACTCATCTCAGTATAACTGTTAAATCCAATTTACTTGGTATGTGCCACCTTTTAAAATTAAGAATCGTGTACGTTACTCTTTTTATACGAGCAATAAATTACTGTTGTAGCGTTTAAAGAAATGCTTCAGATGCCAGACGATTCGCCGAGGCCGCGTGGAAGAGCAAATAAACCTGAGATTTCAAGACTACAAACTGATCCGCGTGCAAGGTTGTCTACGCACGTGGATCCGATAACTCCAGTAAATCCTCTGGTGGGCGGTGTTCCATTATTAATTCCCGATTCAAATGTTTCTCCGTGTAAAGACGCTAAAAAGGAACATAAAGGATTCATGACCCTTGGACCGAAAAGAAGATTACAGAAAGCTCTAATGAAGATGAATATACTGCCAAAGAATACTATTAAGTAAGTATTATAAGTACAattctattattaaatttctgaacattagaatgtatttaaattacattctaataataagtaaattgaaattcataaatttaaatttctaaatagtgCTATTCTTTTTTACAGCGATGGTGTACATGTAGATGATCCCCTCGCACCTCCTCACACACCACCGGGAACAACAGGACTTGCACAGACTACAACAAACCTTTATCACTCCAAAAGTAATCCTGATCTTACGTCGTTGTATTGCTACGATGACTTAAGGGCGCCTGACTACCCTGAACACgttttaaaagtttataaagCCGATCAAACTTGTAAATATCTTCTTATTCACAAAGAAACAACAGCGCACGAGGTAAATACATTTGACACAAGACAATATGTACCTtactaaaaatttctatttatatgCTACTATATCGTTTTTAGGTGGTTATGCTAGCTCTCCAAGAATTTGGTATAACCGAGAGCAGTTCGAATTTTTCTTTAGCAGAAGTTAGCGTCGGAGAAGGGGGTATGATTAAACAACGTAGGTTACCGGATCAATTACAGAATCTCGCGGAACGAATTGGCTTGAGTTCtcgatattatttaaaaaccaATGGTATTTCGGAGACTCTCGTAGCGGACGAACAAGCACCTGAATTGATCCGTGAATCTCAGGTTCATTTTTTGCAATTGAATGCAGTTGAAGTTGCCATTCAGCTAACTTTACAAGATTTTAGTATATTCAGGTAAATTGAATGCTTATCATGAATGTCTCTTTTCatgctattatttattttgtaagtaAGAGTATATTCATGCAAATGTTGTTATTAGGCAAATTGAATCTACGGAATACGTGGATGATTTGTTTGAGCTGAAAAGCAGATACGGAGTACCTATGCTTAGGCAGTTTGCGGAACTAGTCAACAGAGAAATGTTTTGGGTTGTGACAGAAGTTTGTTCTGAGCACAATCTTGTTCGacgtagtaaaataataaaacagttcATAAAAATAGCTCGTGAGTTTTGTTACTTATGAGTCATTTAAATGTACACATTTTTGCAATACACTTTTTCATGTTTTCATTTGTAAACAGGACAATGTAAAgagtgtaaaaatttcaattcaatgtTTGCAATTGTGTCCGGTTTGGGACATGGAGCCGTCTCAAGATTGCGAGCATCTTGGGAAAAACTGCCAAGTAAATATCAGAGGCTCTTTAGCGATCTACAGGAATTAATGGATCCCAGCCGCAACATGAGTAAATACCGGCAATTGGTGGCATCTGAACAAACACAACCTCCCATAGTAAGTTAATACTTTCTTGTACAAATTATCCAGTTATTGAGTAGTGTAATAAAACATCgtgtttcattttctttcaGATTCCATTTTATCCAGTAGTGAAGAAAGACCTGACGTTCATACATCTGGGAAATGATTCCAGGGTAGAAAGCTtggtaaattttgaaaaattacgaATGATCGCGAAAGAAGTGAGAACGTTGACGAACATGTGTTCCTCGCCTTACGACTTGTCTATAATGTTAGAAAGGGGTGGTCAACCACCCAGTTCAGCTATGGTCGCCTTAAATCAAATGACTACGGGGAATCAAGGTAATACAATTCGAATTTGTAGAAACAGAGCAAGAATTGTGACATTTCGTTTTTACTAACAGTGTTGCAATGTCCAGGAGGACAAACAGCAACAGTGAAAAGACGAAAAAAGTCGACCGCAGCGCCAAATCCGAAGAAAATGTTCGAGGAGGCGCAGATGGTTCGAAGAGTGAAAGCATATCTCGCTAATATGAAAGTTATCACGGATGAGGAGCGGTTACACGCTCTTTCCGTGGAGTGTGAACCTCATGCAGGAGCTGTTGCAGTAGCTGCTGCGGTACCTCTTAGTACAAGCAGAGGAAGAAGGCATCCTTCTCCTACTTTATCAACCACTAGCAGTGCCAGTAGCACGAGCGAAGGTAGAAAGAGTATACaaggtaaatttattttatattgctgAGTGTATAAGTTCCCGCGATACCGTAGAACAAAGAAGGCACTAAATATCAAAACTGTCtactaaatttattgaaaataagttAGTGTGTTAATTTAGACTGCGGGAACTCATTTacacattttataaatattagttGTTATAGAATGAAACTAATTGTAACTTGTACGTTTAGGCACAAAGTTCGGAGCAGCATCGCCACAGGCGGTACGAAAAATGTTGGCGCTCTCCGATCCTCACAAAACTCGTCCATACCAACCTAAACATTGTCCACCACCGCTTCCAGTGCCAGGATTAGCGTTGCATTCCAGCGGACTGGAGCCTAGTCCTGGTGCACCTAGGAGAGTAGGATCTGGTAGCCGAGTTCCTATGCATGAGCGATCCCATAGCGATACTCCTTCC
This Megachile rotundata isolate GNS110a chromosome 7, iyMegRotu1, whole genome shotgun sequence DNA region includes the following protein-coding sequences:
- the LOC100884044 gene encoding rap guanine nucleotide exchange factor 6 isoform X5; translated protein: MTDYLDPHFVRALCRDPERRTLQDLQIIYYGLLGLEALRPCRDSILRGLCKIVRYERHQANHVLYYTGELATSWYILLSGSVFIDGSMFLPRSSFGKRTGGSARRPNECFVLEPSEMIVIDYPEVHGGRMHRPPHPHPITDHRQVNLVFDDTFSQGLTGRPELYQKSNRSSHSSDTSSAYSGSDTMTSVQSSLDADADDVDLSGLVESIVDSDEEEDLAESMDSLTVRDPVRECLEKDPMERTEDDIETLLEFTQQLKAFTNMTLAVRRALCAVMVFAVVERAGMIVLNDGEELDSWSVLINGAVEIEHSNGEIEQLHLGDSFGILPTMERLLHRGVMRTKCDDCQFVCVTQADYFRIQHQGEENTRRHEENGRVILVTELRGALDGGARRGHVVIRGTPERLMLQLIEENSITDPTYIEDFLLTHRTFIDSPLLVASQLLEWFDQAQVRDRVARVVLLWVNNHFTDFETDPAMMEFLEAFEAGLEREKMQGQQRLLNIACAAKARTRNVTLARPSRDDILHFSILGGYERGFGIFISKVDKKSKAEDVGLKRGDQILEVNGQSFEHVSHARALEILRGSTHLSITVKSNLLAFKEMLQMPDDSPRPRGRANKPEISRLQTDPRARLSTHVDPITPVNPLVGGVPLLIPDSNVSPCKDAKKEHKGFMTLGPKRRLQKALMKMNILPKNTINDGVHVDDPLAPPHTPPGTTGLAQTTTNLYHSKSNPDLTSLYCYDDLRAPDYPEHVLKVYKADQTCKYLLIHKETTAHEVVMLALQEFGITESSSNFSLAEVSVGEGGMIKQRRLPDQLQNLAERIGLSSRYYLKTNGISETLVADEQAPELIRESQVHFLQLNAVEVAIQLTLQDFSIFRQIESTEYVDDLFELKSRYGVPMLRQFAELVNREMFWVVTEVCSEHNLVRRSKIIKQFIKIARQCKECKNFNSMFAIVSGLGHGAVSRLRASWEKLPSKYQRLFSDLQELMDPSRNMSKYRQLVASEQTQPPIIPFYPVVKKDLTFIHLGNDSRVESLVNFEKLRMIAKEVRTLTNMCSSPYDLSIMLERGGQPPSSAMVALNQMTTGNQGGQTATVKRRKKSTAAPNPKKMFEEAQMVRRVKAYLANMKVITDEERLHALSVECEPHAGAVAVAAAVPLSTSRGRRHPSPTLSTTSSASSTSEGRKSIQGTKFGAASPQAVRKMLALSDPHKTRPYQPKHCPPPLPVPGLALHSSGLEPSPGAPRRVGSGSRVPMHERSHSDTPSSLPPPVDLSAESSSVTSLSNLQPLRKTLTSGSVTSSDSGHSTQLDSHSGSSVEAGGSPPPPQRRHSAMQGSVLRGGAPPFPHAVAVLPPLPANHNQNHNHNHHHHHHHHHQHYYDHHHHQPQNPQGTTGLGVGVGLGVTAVHPPPGAGTTIMTTMSTITTMTSMTTIRPGIGSTQCRQPPAYKVAAQMARLHRLGRAHSHEGVTYRTDHEDDDEDAQVSAV
- the LOC100884044 gene encoding rap guanine nucleotide exchange factor 2 isoform X1, with product MHKHTSQLRGPSGTGSGHHVANRGPVRRWNSFHGGGSVGGGASNFNDTVGNGNLPSGMISKASQEPFRAVPRAVQALRSESVDRSHRVQPPPPPAFPRRRFSVCFGKRTGGSARRPNECFVLEPSEMIVIDYPEVHGGRMHRPPHPHPITDHRQVNLVFDDTFSQGLTGRPELYQKSNRSSHSSDTSSAYSGSDTMTSVQSSLDADADDVDLSGLVESIVDSDEEEDLAESMDSLTVRDPVRECLEKDPMERTEDDIETLLEFTQQLKAFTNMTLAVRRALCAVMVFAVVERAGMIVLNDGEELDSWSVLINGAVEIEHSNGEIEQLHLGDSFGILPTMERLLHRGVMRTKCDDCQFVCVTQADYFRIQHQGEENTRRHEENGRVILVTELRGALDGGARRGHVVIRGTPERLMLQLIEENSITDPTYIEDFLLTHRTFIDSPLLVASQLLEWFDQAQVRDRVARVVLLWVNNHFTDFETDPAMMEFLEAFEAGLEREKMQGQQRLLNIACAAKARTRNVTLARPSRDDILHFSILGGYERGFGIFISKVDKKSKAEDVGLKRGDQILEVNGQSFEHVSHARALEILRGSTHLSITVKSNLLAFKEMLQMPDDSPRPRGRANKPEISRLQTDPRARLSTHVDPITPVNPLVGGVPLLIPDSNVSPCKDAKKEHKGFMTLGPKRRLQKALMKMNILPKNTINDGVHVDDPLAPPHTPPGTTGLAQTTTNLYHSKSNPDLTSLYCYDDLRAPDYPEHVLKVYKADQTCKYLLIHKETTAHEVVMLALQEFGITESSSNFSLAEVSVGEGGMIKQRRLPDQLQNLAERIGLSSRYYLKTNGISETLVADEQAPELIRESQVHFLQLNAVEVAIQLTLQDFSIFRQIESTEYVDDLFELKSRYGVPMLRQFAELVNREMFWVVTEVCSEHNLVRRSKIIKQFIKIARQCKECKNFNSMFAIVSGLGHGAVSRLRASWEKLPSKYQRLFSDLQELMDPSRNMSKYRQLVASEQTQPPIIPFYPVVKKDLTFIHLGNDSRVESLVNFEKLRMIAKEVRTLTNMCSSPYDLSIMLERGGQPPSSAMVALNQMTTGNQVLQCPGGQTATVKRRKKSTAAPNPKKMFEEAQMVRRVKAYLANMKVITDEERLHALSVECEPHAGAVAVAAAVPLSTSRGRRHPSPTLSTTSSASSTSEGRKSIQGTKFGAASPQAVRKMLALSDPHKTRPYQPKHCPPPLPVPGLALHSSGLEPSPGAPRRVGSGSRVPMHERSHSDTPSSLPPPVDLSAESSSVTSLSNLQPLRKTLTSGSVTSSDSGHSTQLDSHSGSSVEAGGSPPPPQRRHSAMQGSVLRGGAPPFPHAVAVLPPLPANHNQNHNHNHHHHHHHHHQHYYDHHHHQPQNPQGTTGLGVGVGLGVTAVHPPPGAGTTIMTTMSTITTMTSMTTIRPGIGSTQCRQPPAYKVAAQMARLHRLGRAHSHEGVTYRTDHEDDDEDAQVSAV
- the LOC100884044 gene encoding rap guanine nucleotide exchange factor 2 isoform X21, giving the protein MHKHTSQLRGPSGTGSGHHVANRGPVRRWNSFHGGGSVGGGASNFNDTVGNGNLPSGMISKASQEPFRAVPRAVQALRSESVDRSHRVQPPPPPAFPRRRFSVCFGKRTGGSARRPNECFVLEPSEMIVIDYPEVHGGRMHRPPHPHPITDHRQVNLVFDDTFSQGLTGRPELYQKSNRSSHSSDTSSAYSGSDTMTSVQSSLDADADDVDLSGLVESIVDSDEEEDLAESMDSLTVRDPVRECLEKDPMERTEDDIETLLEFTQQLKAFTNMTLAVRRALCAVMVFAVVERAGMIVLNDGEELDSWSVLINGAVEIEHSNGEIEQLHLGDSFGILPTMERLLHRGVMRTKCDDCQFVCVTQADYFRIQHQGEENTRRHEENGRVILVTELRGALDGGARRGHVVIRGTPERLMLQLIEENSITDPTYIEDFLLTHRTFIDSPLLVASQLLEWFDQAQVRDRVARVVLLWVNNHFTDFETDPAMMEFLEAFEAGLEREKMQGQQRLLNIACAAKARTRNVTLARPSRDDILHFSILGGYERGFGIFISKVDKKSKAEDVGLKRGDQILEVNGQSFEHVSHARALEILRGSTHLSITVKSNLLAFKEMLQMPDDSPRPRGRANKPEISRLQTDPRARLSTHVDPITPVNPLVGGVPLLIPDSNVSPCKDAKKEHKGFMTLGPKRRLQKALMKMNILPKNTINDGVHVDDPLAPPHTPPGTTGLAQTTTNLYHSKSNPDLTSLYCYDDLRAPDYPEHVLKVYKADQTCKYLLIHKETTAHEVVMLALQEFGITESSSNFSLAEVSVGEGGMIKQRRLPDQLQNLAERIGLSSRYYLKTNGISETLVADEQAPELIRESQVHFLQLNAVEVAIQLTLQDFSIFRQIESTEYVDDLFELKSRYGVPMLRQFAELVNREMFWVVTEVCSEHNLVRRSKIIKQFIKIARQCKECKNFNSMFAIVSGLGHGAVSRLRASWEKLPSKYQRLFSDLQELMDPSRNMSKYRQLVASEQTQPPIIPFYPVVKKDLTFIHLGNDSRVESLVNFEKLRMIAKEVRTLTNMCSSPYDLSIMLERGGQPPSSAMVALNQMTTGNQVLQCPGGQTATVKRRKKSTAAPNPKKMFEEAQMVRRVKAYLANMKVITDEERLHALSVECEPHAGAVAVAAAVPLSTSRGRRHPSPTLSTTSSASSTSEGRKSIQGTKFGAASPQAVRKMLALSDPHKTRPYQPKHCPPPLPVPGLALHSSGLEPSPGAPRRVGSGSRVPMHERSHSDTPSSLPPPVDLSAESSSVTSLSNLQPLRKTLTSAV